In one Methylothermaceae bacteria B42 genomic region, the following are encoded:
- a CDS encoding sugar transferase yields MAAPLIVHVIHRLGIGGLENGLVNLINHLPQEKYRHAIISLTEATAFKNRIHRPDVRVYEMHKQAGQDFGLYPRLYKLLRALRPAIVHTRNLATLECQLPAWLAGVPIRIHGEHGWDIFDPDGTNRKYQWLRRAFRPLVHQYIPLSQQLENYLHDTVGIPDQKITRICNGVDTEIFYPPRAGREMIPGCPFTDPEQIVIGTVGRMHGVKDQTTLVSAFIHLLERQPALKRTLRLICVGDGPLREKCLHLLGTAGLSDLAWLPGERHDIAQVMRGLNVFVLPSQAEGNSNTILEAMATGLPIVATKVGGNLELIKDGISGTLVPASDIKAMGDALENYVGNSDLRSKHGNAALARIQSMFSLTLMVNRYAAVYDDLLQGKIH; encoded by the coding sequence ATGGCCGCGCCTTTAATTGTCCATGTGATTCATAGATTGGGTATTGGCGGTCTCGAAAATGGATTGGTCAACCTAATCAATCATTTGCCCCAAGAAAAATACCGCCATGCGATTATCAGCCTGACCGAGGCGACGGCCTTTAAAAATAGAATTCACCGGCCTGATGTGCGGGTCTATGAAATGCATAAGCAGGCAGGCCAAGATTTCGGCCTTTATCCCCGCCTCTACAAATTGCTGCGGGCATTGCGACCGGCGATCGTTCACACCCGTAATTTGGCAACGCTAGAGTGTCAATTGCCGGCTTGGTTAGCTGGGGTTCCGATCCGGATTCATGGGGAACATGGCTGGGATATCTTTGATCCTGATGGAACCAACCGGAAATACCAGTGGCTAAGGCGCGCTTTTCGCCCACTTGTCCATCAATATATTCCCCTGTCCCAACAGTTGGAAAATTATCTGCATGACACCGTAGGGATTCCTGACCAAAAAATCACCCGGATATGTAACGGCGTGGACACCGAGATTTTTTATCCACCAAGAGCCGGTAGAGAGATGATTCCGGGATGTCCATTTACGGATCCTGAGCAAATTGTGATTGGCACTGTTGGGCGAATGCATGGTGTCAAAGATCAAACCACGTTGGTTTCCGCGTTCATTCATTTACTTGAAAGACAACCGGCCCTGAAACGGACGCTTCGCCTCATCTGTGTCGGTGACGGACCTTTGCGGGAAAAATGCCTACACTTATTAGGGACAGCGGGATTATCGGATCTGGCCTGGTTGCCTGGAGAACGTCATGATATCGCCCAGGTGATGCGCGGATTGAATGTCTTTGTTTTACCCTCCCAAGCTGAAGGGAATTCCAATACCATTCTGGAAGCGATGGCAACAGGTTTGCCTATTGTGGCGACCAAGGTAGGGGGAAATCTGGAATTGATAAAAGATGGCATTTCCGGCACCTTGGTGCCAGCATCGGATATAAAGGCAATGGGCGATGCACTGGAAAATTATGTTGGAAATTCGGATTTGCGTTCTAAGCATGGCAACGCGGCTTTGGCCCGGATTCAATCCATGTTTAGCTTGACCTTGATGGTTAACCGTTACGCAGCGGTATACGATGATTTGTTGCAAGGGAAAATTCACTAA
- a CDS encoding asparagine synthetase B, translating to MCGIVGLIDLEGKREVNRQLLHEMNEVQYHRGPDGSGLEIRPGVGLGHRRLAIIDLASGAQPLASDDGKVVVTYNGEIYNFMDLRAELQQLGYAFRTHCDTEVIVYAWKAWGPKCVERFRGMFAFAIWDEADETLFLARDRLGIKPLYYTRLKNGWFAFASELKALQRHPELAREIDPKALEEYFAYGYIPDPRTIYKAVYKLAPGERLFIRKGNKIQPEVYWDVEFKPNNTIDEGEARQTLIEQLREAVDVRLISEVPLGAFLSGGVDSSAVVAMMAQVMDEPVNACSISFGDPAFNEVDFAREVAQRYQAKHRIKEVDPNDFSLVDKLAGLYDEPYADSSALPTYRVCELAREEVTVALSGDGGDENLAGYRRYRWQFYEEKMRNMIPSAIRRPLFGTLGKIYPKLDWAPKVLRAKSTFESLGRDSVEGYFHSVSVMGDSLRGRLYSDKFKRELQGYHAVEVLRRHGQKAPDHPLSKVQYLDLKTYLPGDILTKVDRASMAHSLEVRVPILDHHMVEWMATLPPEFKLRGREGKYIFKKSLEPYLPESVLYRPKMGFAVPLATWFRGPLREKVRESLLGPAMLDSGWFDHNFLHTLADQHQKGLRDYSAPIWSLLMFDSFLRRH from the coding sequence ATGTGCGGTATCGTTGGCTTAATAGATCTTGAAGGAAAACGGGAAGTCAACCGGCAATTACTCCATGAAATGAATGAAGTGCAGTACCATCGTGGTCCCGATGGCAGTGGGCTGGAAATTCGCCCCGGCGTTGGATTGGGCCATCGGCGGTTGGCTATTATCGATTTGGCTAGCGGTGCCCAGCCCTTGGCCAGCGATGATGGCAAGGTGGTTGTGACTTACAACGGCGAAATCTACAATTTCATGGATTTACGTGCCGAATTACAGCAACTGGGATATGCTTTCCGCACCCATTGTGATACAGAAGTGATTGTCTATGCTTGGAAAGCGTGGGGTCCGAAGTGTGTCGAACGATTCCGCGGAATGTTCGCTTTTGCCATCTGGGATGAAGCGGATGAAACCTTGTTTCTGGCACGGGATCGTCTTGGCATCAAACCTTTGTACTACACTCGATTGAAAAATGGCTGGTTTGCCTTTGCATCGGAGCTAAAAGCGCTCCAGCGTCACCCAGAGTTAGCCAGGGAAATTGATCCAAAAGCCTTGGAAGAATATTTCGCCTACGGATATATCCCGGATCCACGCACAATTTACAAAGCAGTCTATAAACTGGCGCCTGGAGAACGACTGTTCATTCGTAAAGGTAACAAAATTCAACCGGAAGTCTATTGGGATGTTGAATTTAAACCGAACAATACCATTGATGAAGGAGAGGCCCGGCAAACCCTGATTGAGCAATTGCGGGAAGCCGTTGATGTGCGTCTGATTTCCGAAGTGCCTTTAGGCGCATTTCTTTCAGGTGGCGTGGATTCCAGCGCGGTGGTTGCCATGATGGCTCAGGTCATGGACGAGCCGGTCAATGCCTGCTCTATTTCTTTTGGCGACCCTGCGTTTAATGAAGTGGATTTCGCCCGGGAAGTGGCTCAGCGTTACCAGGCTAAACACCGGATTAAGGAAGTCGACCCGAATGATTTTTCCTTGGTGGATAAGCTTGCGGGCTTGTATGACGAACCGTATGCCGACAGTTCCGCCTTGCCCACTTACCGAGTATGCGAGTTGGCCAGGGAAGAAGTAACCGTTGCACTTTCAGGTGATGGTGGTGATGAAAACCTGGCGGGTTATCGCCGCTACCGTTGGCAGTTTTACGAAGAAAAAATGCGGAACATGATTCCTTCAGCGATTCGTCGTCCTCTATTCGGCACACTAGGTAAAATCTATCCCAAATTGGATTGGGCTCCCAAGGTATTGCGCGCCAAAAGTACTTTTGAGTCCCTCGGGAGAGACTCTGTGGAAGGGTATTTTCACAGCGTTTCCGTGATGGGGGACAGTCTGCGGGGACGTTTGTACAGCGACAAATTTAAACGGGAATTGCAAGGCTATCACGCGGTAGAAGTATTGCGCCGCCACGGTCAAAAGGCACCCGACCATCCCCTTTCAAAGGTGCAATATCTGGATCTTAAGACCTATCTGCCAGGAGATATTCTGACGAAAGTAGACAGGGCCAGCATGGCCCACTCTCTCGAAGTTCGAGTGCCTATTTTGGATCATCACATGGTAGAGTGGATGGCAACCTTGCCGCCTGAATTCAAGTTAAGAGGCAGGGAAGGCAAGTATATCTTCAAGAAATCGCTTGAGCCCTATCTTCCGGAAAGTGTTCTCTATCGCCCAAAAATGGGATTTGCCGTGCCTTTGGCTACCTGGTTCCGCGGTCCCTTGCGCGAGAAAGTGCGCGAGTCATTGTTGGGACCTGCCATGTTGGATTCTGGATGGTTTGACCACAACTTTCTTCATACCCTGGCGGATCAGCACCAGAAAGGCCTGCGGGACTACAGTGCACCCATTTGGTCACTATTGATGTTTGATTCTTTTCTCAGGCGGCATTGA
- a CDS encoding glycosyltransferase WbuB codes for MMRILHILDHSIPLHSGYTFRTRAILEHQRALGWETFHLTSPKHRCDGALREVVEGFEFFRTPPLRSFSGKLPVVNQWVVSRSLEKRLDEVISEVHPDILHAHSPALNGLAAIRAGRRHRLPVVYECRAFWEDAAVDHGTTTEGSLRYRLTRALETHVFKNAAAVTTICEGLKQDIIGRGLPQNKITVIPNAVDIKRFSMNRGPDAELKRSLGLESRVVLGFIGSFYAYEGLPLLLEALSLILPHHPEVRLLLVGGGPQEQALHRQSERMKLSDHVIFTGRVPHDQVQKYYDLVDIFVYPRLSMRLTELVTPLKPLEAMAQGKLVLASDVGGHRELINHEETGRLFQAGSPKALAEEVLSIISSRDLWPEMITRARNFVVNQRNWETSVQKYTLIYEQLLG; via the coding sequence TTGATGCGTATACTCCATATTTTGGACCATTCCATACCTCTGCATAGCGGCTACACTTTCCGCACCCGTGCGATCTTGGAACATCAGCGGGCGTTGGGATGGGAGACTTTTCATCTTACTTCCCCGAAGCATCGCTGTGACGGAGCGTTGAGGGAAGTTGTTGAGGGTTTTGAGTTTTTCCGGACCCCGCCTTTACGGTCTTTTAGCGGCAAGCTTCCGGTAGTGAATCAGTGGGTGGTTTCCAGGAGTCTGGAAAAACGCCTGGACGAAGTGATTTCCGAAGTGCATCCAGACATTCTCCATGCCCATTCCCCCGCATTGAATGGCTTGGCAGCTATCAGGGCAGGGCGCCGCCATCGGCTACCGGTGGTTTATGAATGCCGCGCCTTTTGGGAAGATGCCGCGGTTGATCATGGCACAACCACTGAAGGCAGCTTGCGTTACCGCCTGACAAGGGCTTTAGAAACCCATGTATTTAAAAACGCTGCGGCAGTGACAACCATTTGTGAAGGACTCAAGCAGGACATCATTGGACGTGGGTTACCTCAAAATAAAATAACCGTTATCCCTAATGCAGTGGATATTAAACGCTTCAGCATGAATCGCGGGCCCGATGCTGAGCTAAAACGCAGTCTTGGTTTGGAAAGCAGAGTGGTTTTAGGGTTTATCGGTTCATTTTACGCTTATGAGGGGTTGCCATTATTATTGGAGGCTTTATCACTTATTCTTCCCCATCATCCTGAGGTGCGATTGTTACTAGTAGGTGGTGGACCTCAAGAGCAAGCACTGCATAGGCAAAGCGAGCGGATGAAATTATCGGATCATGTGATATTTACGGGGCGAGTTCCGCACGATCAAGTACAAAAGTATTACGATTTGGTGGATATTTTTGTATATCCTCGCCTGTCTATGCGTTTAACAGAATTGGTAACACCTCTAAAACCCTTGGAAGCCATGGCTCAAGGTAAGCTTGTATTAGCATCGGATGTCGGCGGCCATAGAGAGTTAATAAATCATGAAGAAACCGGGCGGTTATTCCAAGCTGGGAGTCCCAAGGCTTTGGCGGAGGAAGTATTATCAATAATTTCGAGTCGTGATTTATGGCCAGAGATGATTACACGCGCACGTAATTTCGTCGTCAATCAGCGTAATTGGGAAACAAGTGTGCAAAAATATACTTTGATTTATGAACAGTTATTGGGATGA